The genomic stretch GCAGTTTTATCAAATTTAAACTCCGTCTTTTTCATATTCGGATCATAAATTTCATATTTCTCTAAACTGTTTCCCATAAAGAAATCATCAAAAGGCAAGGCATGACCCCAGCCTATATTTACACCTATGCTTCCGGGCTTATGCTCCATTGATTCACTTAAATTTATAAAAAAATCATGAGCTTTTAAACCAAAAGCCATAGCACATAATGCTATTATGCTAAAAATCATCTTTTTCATTGTTTTCCTTTAATATCATTTAAAATCATATTTTAGGTTAAGACCCGCTCTCCAAACTCGCCCTTCGTTTATCGATGATTCGCCACCAAGGCTATAATAAAGCTTATCGGCTAGGTTTTCAACCTCTACAAATGGAGTTAGGGTAAATCCGCTCACTTCATATCTATAGCTAAGTTTTGCATCGACAATGGTTTTGTTTTGACTAGGATGTTTTGAGCCACCGCTATATTTCAAATCCAAAGCATTTGTAGCTTGAATTGAAAAATCAAATCCAGCCAAATCTACTATAGTTGCACCGTATTTTAAGCTCTTATCAGGTGTTCCGTATAGTCTTTCGCCCTCGCCATTTTTAGTTTTTTCGTTTGAATAGGCTAAATTTAAAATCAGCCAATCGGTCGGATAAAATTCGCTTGAGATTTCAAATCCTCTTACTTTTGATTTTCCTTCGTTAAAGAATAACCATTCATCACTAGGAAGCATTATAAGTCTTATTTGATCGGTATAATCTGTACTGTAGTAACTTGCTTCCAGATTTCCCCAATCACTAAGGCGTTGTTTTAATCCTATTTCATAGCCTTTTGCTTTCTCAGGCTTCAAATCAGGATTTCCTCCCAAGAATTTAGGTAGATATCTTTGTGGTGCAGCAGGCGTATTAAACGCTTTACTATATCCTACCCATAAAGTAGTATAGTCATACTCGGTATTCGCAAAAGGAAATATAGAAATACCAAAATTTGGACTTGTAGCTTTCATCTTTTTACCTGCGGTATCGTAGCTATCGTGACGAATTCCGGCCACAAAAAGAGCGTAAGGGATAGGCTTATACTCTATTTGAGCAAAAGGAGAGATATTTTTTTCGGTTTTATCATAATCCATGCTAGGGCTTGGTTTTTCAAATTCATAATTTCTTGCATTCATATCGACTTTTTTATACTGCAAACCGATTATATTTCTAAGTTTTTCATCTTCTAGCCAATTTATTGTGCCTTTGATTTCGCCTTGCAAGGATTTTTCATCATAGATGGCATTGGTTTTCTTTGCAAAAAATTCTTCAGGTTTTGTATTGGAACCGTAAGTCAAATCATATGTTCGCTTTATTAGTCCTAAATTGGAATATAGCGAAAACATTTCACTAAATTTACCCTCATAGGTTAAAAATCCGCTCTTGGTATCGTATATATTGTTGTAAATATTGCTCCAATCGTTTTGATGATAATATGAGCCATACCAGCCTTGTGTCTTATCGCTTTTATCTTGTGTAAAATCAAGGCTTATCTCATGGCTATCGGCAAACGCATAATCAACACGTGCAAATATATTTTTTTGATCTTTTTCGGTATGAGGAATAGTGCCTTTTGGAGTTTTGTATTTATCTTGTTTAGATGAAGCTATATCAAGAAAGTAAGTGAGCGAATCCCCCCCATTAAAATTAGTGCCTCCACCAAGGCTAAGATTTGCTCCAAATTGTTTGCCTGTGCCTGCAAAGACTCCAGTTTCTATGAAAGGATTATCAATATCGCCTTTTTTTCTGATGATATTTACAACACCTGAAGTTGCTTTAGCACCGTGAATTGCTGCTTGAGGACCTTTTAATACTTCAATACGCTCAATTGAGTTCATTGAAACAAGAGGGGTTTGACTACCGCCTGAAAAAAAGTTCATATCCTTACCGTTGCTTAGCATAGATGGAACTTTGCCACGAATTAACAAAGTTTCCGACATTCCTCCACTAACAGGCTCAATTCCCGCCATATGTTTAATTGCTTTAAAGGCGTCTGTTGCAGAAGCTTTTGCCTTAATATCATCACTGGTGGTTATGCTCACATTAGCCGGAACTTCTTCAACCTTTATCGGCGTTTTAGTAGCAGTTACGGTAACCTTATCTAAGACTACTTTGACAGGTTTTGTGTCTGCTTCTGCAGCATTAACTTGCAAAACAGCAGCAGCGGTTAGAATAGAAAAAGCAAAGGCTTTTTCAAACGAATTCTTCATATAGTTCTCCTTTAATAAAAATATTTCAATAACAATAATCATTGATATTCAAACTATACTAAAAATTCCTTTAAAAATCATTAATATACTATTTAATCAAATACTCTCTAAATAGATTTTTGTATTTTAAAGCGATATGTGTTTAATTTAATTAGTTAAGTGCAAATAAGTATTTTCGAAGTAAATAAAAATTTAAAGAGCAAGATATAATCAAGCCTACTTGCCCTCTTGGAAAGCTCCGACAGATAAGATTTTATTCATTCTAGCGCTTAAAATTTGATCTATACTTTGATCTTCAAGCTTAGCAAGCTCATCTGTAAAATATGTCGCAAGTGCTTTTACTGCGCTTTCTTTATCTCTATGAGCACCATTAAGTGGCTCTTCTATAACGTCATCTATCAAATTTAGGCTCTTTAGATCATCTGCGGTTATCTTCATAGCCTTAGTTGCTTGCTCCTGCTTGCTTGGGTCATTCCAAAGTATCGCGGCACAACCTTCAGGAGAAATAACCGAAAATACCGAGTTTCTCATCATAGCAAGCTTATCAGCCACTCCTATCGCAAGCGCTCCGCCACTACCGCCTTCGCCTATTACAACCGCTATCATTGGAGTTTTTAAATTTGCAAATTCAAAGAGATTTCTAGCTATTGCCTCGCTCTGTCCGCGCTCTTCGGCGGCGATTCCAGGATACGCACCCGGAGTGTCTATAAGAAAAAGTATCGGCAAGCTAAATTTCTCGGCAAGTTTTGCTACGCGAAGCGCTTTTCTATAGCCTTCGGGATGAGGCATACCGAAATTTCTTTTTAGTTTATTTTTAGTACCACGACCCTTTTGCTCGCCTATAACAACTACTTTTTTAGAGCCGATATATCCGATATAACAAACTATCGCATGATCATCACGAAATGCCCTATCACCGTGAATTTCGTAATAATCAGTCATCATCCCGCGCACATAATCTATAGCATACGGGCGATCAGGGTGACGAGCGAGGCTTAGCCTTTGATACTCGTTTAAATTTTTGTAAATTTTAGCAGTCTCTTTTTCTAGATTTTTATTTAAAATTTCAACAGCATGCTCATCACCGCGAATTTTAGCATTCGCTATATCATCATCAATCTGCTTAATACTCTTTTCAAAATCTAAATAACTAGCCATTTTAGTCCAATTTTTTAAATACTACCGAACCGTTGGTTCCACCAAAGCCAAACGAGTTGCTCATGATAGCTTTAAGCTCGGCTTTTCTAGCAACATTTGGCACATAGTCCAAGTCGCACTCAGGATCTTTTGTTGTCTGATTTATGGTTGGAGGTATAATCCCGTCACGTAAAGCCATGATAGAGATTACCGCTTCTATGGCTCCTGCGGCTCCCAAGCAGTGTCCTGTTTGACCTTTTGTAGAACTAACCGGCGGACAATTGCTGCCAAATAGCTCTTTTAGCGCAGCAGTTTCATTTCTATCGTTCGTTGGAGTTGAAGTTCCATGAGCATTTATGTAGTCGATCTTAATATCGCCTGCCATTTTAAGAGCTTTTTTCATAGCATTTAGAGGTCCTTCAAGAGTCGGCGCCGTAATGTGATAAGCATCTCCGCTCTCTCCAAAGCCTACTATCTCAGCATAAATTTTAGCCCCTCTTGCCTTGGCGCTTTCAAATTCTTCAAGCACTAAAGCCCCACTTCCTTCACCCATAACAAAGCCGTCTCGTTCGGCATCAAAAGGACGAGAAGCTTTTTCCGGCTCATCGTTTCTGGTTGAAAGTGCCTTCATAGCGGCAAATCCGCCTACGCCGACACCGCATATTGTAGATTCTGCACCTACGACAAGCATCTTCTCGGCTTCGCCTATCATTATGGTCTTAGCCGCTTCACATATCGCATGTGTAGAAGCCGCGCAAGCCGTAACGCTTGAAATATTAGGTCCTCTAAGTCCATGCTCTATGGAAACTATACCGCCGAGCATATTTACTAGAGCAGAAGGGATAAAAAACGGAGATATTTTTTTAGGACCTTTTTCGAGCAGTATATTTGAGTTCTTCTCGATATTTGGCAACCCTCCGATACCTGCAGCCGAGCTTATGCCAAATTCGCTAGCGTCAAATTCGCCAAAATTTGCGTCAGTCATAGCTTCGCGAGCTGCTTTGATACCAAGTTGTATGAATCTATCGACTTTCTTCACCTCTTTACCGTCCATTACGGTCAAAGGATCAAAGTCGGTAATTTCAGCGGCGATTTGAACAGGATATTCAGAAACGTCAAAAAACGTTATCTTCTTTACTCCGCTCTTGCCCTCACAGATAGCTTTAAAAGAGCTCTCTTTATCAAGTCCAAGAGCATTTATCATACCGATTCCGGTGACTACAACTCTTCTCAATATATCTCCTTATTTTTATCTATAAAAAGAATTATTTATTTAGTTTTTCTATATAAGTTACAACGTCGTTTATGCTTATTAGCTTTTCAGCTTCGCTATCTGGAATTTCAACTTCAAATTTCTCTTCTAAAGCCATAACAAGCTCAACAACGTCAAGTGAATCAGCGCCTAGATCTTCGATAATCTTTGACTCAGGCTTAACAGCCTCAGGGCTTACGCTAAGTTGCTCAACAACAACATCTCTAACATCATCAAAAACTGCCATTTGGGGTCTCCTTATTAAAAAATGTTTCAGATTTTAATATATTTTTGCTTAAACTACATATAAAGTCCGCCGTTCACCTTAAGCACATCACCTGTAATATAACTTGCGTGATCGCTTAGCAAAAATGCGATAGTTTCGGCTACTTCGCTTGCACCTCCAAGACGTTTTAGCGGGATATTGTTTATATAGTTTTGCTTAATCTCTTCGCTTAAAACCTCCGTCATATCCGTTTGTATAAAGCCCGGCGTTACGCAGTTAAATCGCACGTTTCTGCTCGCTCCCTCTTTAGCAAGGCTCTTTGTCATAGCTATCATGCCGCCTTTACTTGCCGAATAATTAACTTGTCCCGCATTTCCCATCTCGCCTACTATGGAAGCTACGTTTACAACAGCTCCAAAGCGCTTTTTACTCATCACTTTTAAAGCCTCTCTTGAGCCGATAAATGCTGATGTCAAATTCGCATTTAGCACGTTTATAAACTCGTCCGTTTTCATTCTAAGCGCAAGTTTATCATTTGTGATTCCTGCGTTATTTACGAGGTAACTTAGCTCGCCGTCAGTATCAATGATTAAATTTATGCCTTTTATAAACTCATCTTCGTCTGTTGCGTCAAATTTTATCACTGCAGCCTGACCGCCGGCAGCTACGATCTCGGCTTGCAAAGCATCTGCGATCTCAGGCTTTGAGCGGTAGTTTATCCACACTTTTAAACCCATGTTTGCAAGCGTTTTTGCTATCTGCGCGCCTATGCCGCGGCTTGCACCGGTAATCAGAACATTTTTTCCACTAAATTTCATATATATCCTTAAAGTCAAAATTTTAATAATTCTACCTTAAAGAACTTGTTTTGGGCTTAATACCGTATTGGCTATTTGAAATATTTTCTAGACAAAATATCAAGCATTTTGCCGCCAGGTTTCAGGCTAATAGATGAGTGCTTGTGAGCCAAGATAACCGGTATTGAGCCGTTTTGATACATATCTGTTTCAAATTTTATAATCGTAGCAAGGATTGAGTCAAAATTTTTATAGTGAGATATCTTTGTTTTTTCATTATGAAAATCCTCTGTTTTGTTAGAAAATGGATATAAAACACAAACTACAAATTGTCTATGATCCGAGCTTTTAATGAAAAAATCCTGACCGTAATAAGTTTCTACTCCAAAATGTTTATCCTGGCTATCGTCTTTTTCGTTTATAAACTCATACCTATACATATCATCAATAGGAAAAATTACATTTTGAGCAAGTCTATTTTTTATATTTAAAAAATGTTCCACAATTCTACCCGTTTTAACAAGACCAATAATTATAGGCTCAGAATATCCGCTATCTACACACTTTCTTTGCATCTCATAATATGCCATCATTAGTGCTCTGTGATATTTCGCACCCTCTCCGTAGATCGCTAAAGGTCCATCTAAAATCACGGCTAATTCCGATAGAAATTTGATGTCATTGTTATAAATGTAATTTAAATAATGAAACAAAACCAAATGTTCTAATAAATTCATAACCCTAGAATAAGTCCCTTGATTCTCACCCGTGTTTGTAAATGGCTCGTGCACTCTTAAAACATCTGTTGCAAAAATTTTATTCTTACAATAAGGACAAATAACATATTCATCGTTAATTTCTATTTCAAATTTGTCATTTTTACCACAATTTCTATTTGGACATTTATCCAGTTTAAAAAATTTCCTACCATTTTTAAACTCTGCTTTTTCTATCCTTAAAGAGAGTTCAAATAGTGAATCTATTAATCTATAGTCGCCTAATTTATACTGCTCACTTTTAAAAATTTTTAAAAGTCTTTTCCTGAAACTTTCAAACGCAGAAGCATCACCTTTTTCTTGCACATAAGCACCCGGCAGTGCAAAAGAGAGGCAACTAATGTCATCTTGGAGTTTTGCTACTTGCTTAGGATCTATGTATCTATATTTATCGTTAGATGCGATACTATCGTATCTTTGCACATCTAAAAACACAAGTCCTATTTTGATATATCCTAGCTTTCTGCTTGGAAAATCCTTATCGGCTAAAACTTCATAACAAGATCCATCCAAAGAAAGCACAAATTTTGGCATTTTTGCATTTTTATAAGTCTGAAAATATGAAGTATAGTATTCGTTTTCTATCAAATCCTTGATATTTTCAACACTCGGTCTTGGAACATCAGGACAACTTTGTAAAAATTCAATAATGTCAGGGTTTTTCATGATATCAAAATGTGAAATTTTAGATGCAAATTCGCCGCTAAATGGCATTTTCTCTCCTGTCTGGATTTGGAGCCGGTATAAAATCCGCATGATATGGCAAATTTTGATACTCAAGTTTTAATTTATTTGGATCAAATAGCTTAATTTGTGTTGGTATGACATAGTTTGACGAAAGGGTTTTTATCCTTGCAAAACCGACATCTTGGGCCTTTTTAAG from Campylobacter sp. RM16189 encodes the following:
- a CDS encoding TonB-dependent receptor: MKNSFEKAFAFSILTAAAVLQVNAAEADTKPVKVVLDKVTVTATKTPIKVEEVPANVSITTSDDIKAKASATDAFKAIKHMAGIEPVSGGMSETLLIRGKVPSMLSNGKDMNFFSGGSQTPLVSMNSIERIEVLKGPQAAIHGAKATSGVVNIIRKKGDIDNPFIETGVFAGTGKQFGANLSLGGGTNFNGGDSLTYFLDIASSKQDKYKTPKGTIPHTEKDQKNIFARVDYAFADSHEISLDFTQDKSDKTQGWYGSYYHQNDWSNIYNNIYDTKSGFLTYEGKFSEMFSLYSNLGLIKRTYDLTYGSNTKPEEFFAKKTNAIYDEKSLQGEIKGTINWLEDEKLRNIIGLQYKKVDMNARNYEFEKPSPSMDYDKTEKNISPFAQIEYKPIPYALFVAGIRHDSYDTAGKKMKATSPNFGISIFPFANTEYDYTTLWVGYSKAFNTPAAPQRYLPKFLGGNPDLKPEKAKGYEIGLKQRLSDWGNLEASYYSTDYTDQIRLIMLPSDEWLFFNEGKSKVRGFEISSEFYPTDWLILNLAYSNEKTKNGEGERLYGTPDKSLKYGATIVDLAGFDFSIQATNALDLKYSGGSKHPSQNKTIVDAKLSYRYEVSGFTLTPFVEVENLADKLYYSLGGESSINEGRVWRAGLNLKYDFK
- the accA gene encoding acetyl-CoA carboxylase carboxyl transferase subunit alpha, which gives rise to MASYLDFEKSIKQIDDDIANAKIRGDEHAVEILNKNLEKETAKIYKNLNEYQRLSLARHPDRPYAIDYVRGMMTDYYEIHGDRAFRDDHAIVCYIGYIGSKKVVVIGEQKGRGTKNKLKRNFGMPHPEGYRKALRVAKLAEKFSLPILFLIDTPGAYPGIAAEERGQSEAIARNLFEFANLKTPMIAVVIGEGGSGGALAIGVADKLAMMRNSVFSVISPEGCAAILWNDPSKQEQATKAMKITADDLKSLNLIDDVIEEPLNGAHRDKESAVKALATYFTDELAKLEDQSIDQILSARMNKILSVGAFQEGK
- a CDS encoding beta-ketoacyl-ACP synthase II, which codes for MRRVVVTGIGMINALGLDKESSFKAICEGKSGVKKITFFDVSEYPVQIAAEITDFDPLTVMDGKEVKKVDRFIQLGIKAAREAMTDANFGEFDASEFGISSAAGIGGLPNIEKNSNILLEKGPKKISPFFIPSALVNMLGGIVSIEHGLRGPNISSVTACAASTHAICEAAKTIMIGEAEKMLVVGAESTICGVGVGGFAAMKALSTRNDEPEKASRPFDAERDGFVMGEGSGALVLEEFESAKARGAKIYAEIVGFGESGDAYHITAPTLEGPLNAMKKALKMAGDIKIDYINAHGTSTPTNDRNETAALKELFGSNCPPVSSTKGQTGHCLGAAGAIEAVISIMALRDGIIPPTINQTTKDPECDLDYVPNVARKAELKAIMSNSFGFGGTNGSVVFKKLD
- the acpP gene encoding acyl carrier protein, with protein sequence MAVFDDVRDVVVEQLSVSPEAVKPESKIIEDLGADSLDVVELVMALEEKFEVEIPDSEAEKLISINDVVTYIEKLNK
- the fabG gene encoding 3-oxoacyl-ACP reductase FabG — encoded protein: MKFSGKNVLITGASRGIGAQIAKTLANMGLKVWINYRSKPEIADALQAEIVAAGGQAAVIKFDATDEDEFIKGINLIIDTDGELSYLVNNAGITNDKLALRMKTDEFINVLNANLTSAFIGSREALKVMSKKRFGAVVNVASIVGEMGNAGQVNYSASKGGMIAMTKSLAKEGASRNVRFNCVTPGFIQTDMTEVLSEEIKQNYINNIPLKRLGGASEVAETIAFLLSDHASYITGDVLKVNGGLYM
- a CDS encoding DNA double-strand break repair nuclease NurA encodes the protein MPFSGEFASKISHFDIMKNPDIIEFLQSCPDVPRPSVENIKDLIENEYYTSYFQTYKNAKMPKFVLSLDGSCYEVLADKDFPSRKLGYIKIGLVFLDVQRYDSIASNDKYRYIDPKQVAKLQDDISCLSFALPGAYVQEKGDASAFESFRKRLLKIFKSEQYKLGDYRLIDSLFELSLRIEKAEFKNGRKFFKLDKCPNRNCGKNDKFEIEINDEYVICPYCKNKIFATDVLRVHEPFTNTGENQGTYSRVMNLLEHLVLFHYLNYIYNNDIKFLSELAVILDGPLAIYGEGAKYHRALMMAYYEMQRKCVDSGYSEPIIIGLVKTGRIVEHFLNIKNRLAQNVIFPIDDMYRYEFINEKDDSQDKHFGVETYYGQDFFIKSSDHRQFVVCVLYPFSNKTEDFHNEKTKISHYKNFDSILATIIKFETDMYQNGSIPVILAHKHSSISLKPGGKMLDILSRKYFK